The following proteins are co-located in the Gordonia polyisoprenivorans genome:
- a CDS encoding condensation domain-containing protein — MRLGPAHEWAPAAGDVVCWAPSERSLAAAAVAPPHPVGPSFLQHDHISSTLRHREAGREHRGFTCSVITVHDDLDTERMTTALTDFVRAHEGLRSSFRLNGSAVTRYVVDVEDVAFTTITLGAIDPHQHLAQRLPISAVFDSWPGCAFGAVVRPGSFDLYYGVDHAYGDGASQILGIAEILARYRGLPDDPLVTDAHDSFLDHVAAEAACAAQVSAHSPGVAEWRRVLERSGGTIPAFPLPLGLDSDDGGVMIPQPVYVDADILADSETTTRLAALANAHHTSMTAVIYAALGLALRSVADAEWYATATVVSTRRADHYAGSQGWFCNFAPVGFEVAGDTLEDVLDDAAAALARSRAAASVPVHAALGVLLAEGAIDPAVVASPQMVTYLDLRWFPTPPNTTDLLVFTGEGRTSNASLWITRDEGGLRIITQRPDNPVAADSVSRWFRTLRDILTAAVAANTVEVS; from the coding sequence ATGAGACTCGGTCCGGCTCACGAGTGGGCACCCGCTGCCGGTGACGTCGTGTGCTGGGCGCCGTCGGAACGGTCGCTCGCCGCGGCGGCCGTCGCCCCGCCGCATCCGGTGGGGCCGTCCTTCCTGCAGCACGACCACATCTCCTCCACGCTCCGGCACCGCGAGGCCGGGCGCGAGCACCGCGGATTCACCTGCAGCGTCATCACGGTGCACGACGATCTCGACACCGAGCGCATGACCACGGCCCTGACGGACTTCGTCCGTGCGCATGAGGGTCTTCGATCGTCGTTCCGGCTCAACGGTTCTGCGGTGACTCGGTATGTCGTCGACGTCGAGGACGTGGCATTCACGACGATTACGCTCGGTGCAATCGATCCGCATCAGCATTTGGCACAACGCCTTCCGATATCAGCGGTGTTCGATTCGTGGCCGGGCTGCGCGTTCGGGGCGGTCGTCCGTCCGGGATCGTTCGATCTGTACTACGGCGTCGATCACGCCTACGGCGACGGAGCGTCGCAGATACTCGGTATCGCCGAGATCCTGGCCCGTTACCGTGGTCTACCCGACGATCCGCTGGTCACCGATGCACACGACAGCTTCCTCGACCATGTTGCCGCCGAGGCGGCTTGCGCAGCACAGGTCTCGGCGCACTCACCGGGCGTGGCCGAGTGGCGCCGAGTGCTGGAACGGTCAGGCGGGACGATCCCCGCCTTCCCCTTACCTCTGGGGCTCGACTCCGACGACGGCGGCGTGATGATTCCACAGCCCGTGTACGTCGACGCCGACATCCTCGCCGACAGCGAGACGACGACTCGGCTGGCCGCGCTGGCGAACGCACACCACACCTCGATGACAGCGGTGATCTACGCAGCACTCGGACTGGCGCTGCGGTCAGTGGCCGACGCCGAATGGTATGCCACGGCAACCGTTGTCAGCACCCGGCGGGCCGACCACTACGCCGGCTCCCAGGGGTGGTTCTGCAATTTCGCCCCCGTGGGCTTCGAGGTGGCCGGCGACACGCTCGAGGATGTACTCGACGACGCGGCCGCTGCTCTTGCCCGATCCCGGGCGGCCGCGAGCGTCCCCGTCCATGCCGCGCTGGGCGTCCTCCTCGCCGAAGGCGCGATCGACCCGGCTGTCGTGGCGAGCCCACAGATGGTGACCTACCTGGACCTCCGATGGTTTCCGACACCTCCGAACACCACCGATCTTCTCGTCTTCACCGGCGAGGGACGTACCAGCAATGCGTCGTTGTGGATCACCCGCGATGAGGGCGGGCTCCGGATCATCACCCAGCGCCCCGACAACCCGGTGGCCGCCGACTCGGTGAGTCGCTGGTTTCGCACGCTCCGAGACATTCTCACCGCCGCAGTGGCGGCCAACACCGTGGAGGTCAGCTGA
- a CDS encoding glycosyltransferase family 2 protein, whose amino-acid sequence MISETTTRAVRDGAHADRVELLPQDDGRVLLSVVIPVFNEADTIGTCLDLLIDQIDDIAEIIVVDNNSTDATREIVEERTRRTPRIRVVDESTQGLVHARNAGMDSATGDVIARIDADTRIPAGWARTIVEFFEADSQGQWSALCGRGAAYGLPFEGSMSRIVRLLRPVARRLSRERASAQESSEAREIPVLYGSNMVVRREVWQVIRTRVSMRRDIFEDVDMGLCVQDINGRNAFLASLTVGVSPRRMETGVSAFAEYMSFLPRTLLLHRRYGLAAGAAFGYLPPVIIVHAARLVLIRAYDADAGTFSVRNLLRSTTERGLP is encoded by the coding sequence GTGATCTCAGAGACGACCACCCGTGCGGTTCGCGATGGTGCACATGCCGATCGTGTCGAGTTGTTGCCGCAGGATGACGGCCGGGTTCTCTTGTCGGTGGTGATCCCGGTGTTCAATGAGGCGGACACCATCGGGACGTGCCTGGATCTGCTCATCGACCAGATCGACGACATCGCCGAAATCATCGTGGTCGACAACAATTCGACGGACGCCACGCGCGAGATCGTCGAGGAGCGAACACGGAGGACCCCGAGAATCCGGGTTGTCGACGAATCCACCCAAGGCCTTGTGCATGCGCGAAATGCCGGAATGGACAGCGCGACCGGGGACGTCATCGCCCGCATCGACGCCGACACCCGGATTCCGGCGGGGTGGGCGCGGACCATAGTGGAGTTCTTCGAGGCGGATTCGCAGGGCCAATGGTCGGCGCTGTGCGGTCGGGGCGCCGCCTACGGGCTGCCCTTCGAGGGCTCGATGAGCAGGATCGTCCGGCTGCTCCGGCCGGTGGCGCGGCGCCTGAGTCGCGAACGGGCGAGTGCGCAAGAATCGTCCGAAGCCCGCGAGATCCCGGTCCTCTACGGATCGAACATGGTGGTCCGGCGCGAGGTGTGGCAGGTGATCCGCACGCGCGTGAGCATGCGCCGCGACATCTTCGAAGACGTCGACATGGGCTTGTGCGTGCAGGATATCAACGGGCGCAACGCTTTCCTGGCGTCGCTGACAGTGGGTGTGTCCCCGCGGCGGATGGAGACCGGTGTGTCGGCGTTCGCCGAGTACATGAGTTTCCTGCCGCGGACCCTGCTGCTACATCGCCGTTACGGGCTGGCCGCCGGTGCGGCGTTCGGCTATCTGCCGCCGGTCATCATCGTCCACGCCGCGCGCCTGGTCCTGATCCGCGCCTACGACGCCGACGCCGGCACGTTCTCGGTCCGCAACCTGCTGCGCTCGACCACCGAACGGGGTCTGCCGTGA
- a CDS encoding condensation domain-containing protein — MEYTELADYPVPAGRITEWIPTVEPDRWQSDDRPLSPNHTAHLYNSESTSETGDLGLGSWIGTAFRLPGDFDHSTFAAVLRAWIVRHDAFRTTVTRRGDTHARVVAVADSVTISAREQQAPPPGVGVDRHLERFFAREVSAVRWPHVVAVTIEPDSQIEAAKGVTVIVAADHSVMDAYTQLLLIAEFREIHRAIVEGRTPALPSCGSYVDHCAREFRTAETITAEHPAVQAWRSFLTADDGRLQMPRIPLPTQPTGAVADSAGWQSSISRWLLTAQETDAFAAACKNHGASMSGGAFTALAVAIQRLTGRTTTRFVMPMHTRTDPQSLAAAGWYVGLVPVEMSLEGAENFSAALGSVSSGVRRHAALAHAPHPRIASLLGITEAPRFAVSFVDGRHVPGADAWGDRDRALRSRIHNLDEVYLWINRLHEGINISLRFPNNEIAAASIHDLLAEYRAVLLEVAGRGELTLDTATPPEHILSTTRSAEPR; from the coding sequence ATGGAGTACACAGAGCTCGCCGACTATCCGGTCCCTGCGGGCCGCATCACCGAGTGGATCCCGACGGTCGAACCCGACCGCTGGCAATCCGACGATCGACCACTGTCGCCCAATCACACTGCACATCTCTACAATTCGGAGTCGACGTCGGAGACCGGAGATCTCGGATTGGGATCGTGGATCGGTACCGCCTTCCGGTTGCCCGGCGATTTCGATCACTCGACATTCGCCGCGGTGCTGCGCGCCTGGATCGTTCGGCACGACGCCTTCCGGACCACCGTCACCCGCCGCGGCGACACGCACGCCCGGGTGGTCGCGGTCGCTGACTCTGTGACGATCTCCGCACGGGAACAGCAGGCTCCCCCGCCCGGTGTCGGCGTCGACCGGCATCTCGAGCGGTTCTTCGCCCGTGAGGTGAGCGCCGTGCGGTGGCCACATGTCGTTGCTGTCACCATCGAGCCCGACAGCCAGATCGAGGCGGCGAAGGGCGTCACCGTCATCGTCGCCGCCGATCACTCGGTGATGGACGCCTATACCCAACTACTGCTCATCGCCGAGTTCCGCGAGATCCATCGGGCGATCGTCGAGGGTCGGACACCGGCGCTGCCGTCGTGCGGCTCCTACGTCGACCACTGCGCCCGCGAGTTCCGGACCGCCGAAACCATCACCGCCGAACACCCTGCCGTGCAGGCGTGGCGGTCCTTCCTCACCGCCGACGACGGCCGGCTACAGATGCCTCGCATCCCGTTGCCGACACAGCCCACCGGAGCGGTGGCCGACAGCGCAGGATGGCAATCCAGCATTTCTCGATGGCTGCTGACCGCGCAGGAGACCGACGCCTTCGCCGCGGCCTGTAAGAATCACGGCGCGTCGATGTCCGGTGGGGCGTTCACCGCACTCGCGGTGGCGATCCAGCGACTCACCGGCCGCACGACGACACGGTTCGTGATGCCGATGCACACGCGCACCGATCCGCAGTCGCTGGCCGCGGCCGGCTGGTATGTGGGACTCGTGCCGGTCGAGATGTCACTGGAGGGTGCCGAAAACTTCAGTGCTGCACTGGGTTCGGTCAGCAGTGGGGTGCGTAGGCATGCGGCTCTCGCACATGCGCCGCATCCGCGTATCGCCTCACTTCTCGGCATCACCGAGGCGCCACGCTTCGCCGTCTCCTTCGTCGACGGGCGGCACGTACCCGGTGCCGACGCCTGGGGCGACCGGGATCGCGCGCTGCGCAGTCGGATTCACAATCTCGACGAGGTGTACCTCTGGATCAATCGCCTCCACGAAGGGATCAACATCTCCCTTCGCTTCCCCAACAACGAGATCGCCGCGGCGTCGATCCATGATCTGCTCGCCGAGTACCGGGCGGTCCTCCTCGAGGTCGCCGGTCGCGGTGAACTGACGCTCGACACCGCGACGCCGCCGGAGCACATCTTGTCGACGACGCGCTCGGCGGAGCCGCGATGA
- a CDS encoding ABC transporter permease, whose amino-acid sequence MSATIEIPTPGLHLGTPVDHIGVGKAVRDTITMARRGLLRLKHTPQQLFDVIVIPIVFTVMFANIFGGAIAGSVDAYLPQLVPGVLVSVAITASVVTGVQLREDMDRGVFDRFISLPIARIAPLAGSLIADVVRYLIAAVMSIGVGMILGYRPSSVLGTIAGIVLTLFAAFAISWIFALMGVLMSKASAVQGVSMLVLMPLTFTSNIFVPVTTMPDWMRTLADVNPISHLVSSLRSLINDGQVTAHVGWTLIGAVAIILVVAPITVRAYLRQA is encoded by the coding sequence ATGAGCGCCACCATCGAAATCCCCACGCCAGGACTGCACCTGGGCACCCCCGTCGACCACATCGGTGTCGGCAAGGCCGTCCGCGACACCATCACGATGGCGCGCCGAGGACTGTTGCGGCTCAAGCACACTCCGCAACAGCTGTTCGATGTGATCGTCATCCCGATCGTGTTCACCGTGATGTTCGCCAATATCTTCGGGGGCGCCATCGCCGGCAGCGTCGACGCCTACCTGCCGCAGCTGGTTCCGGGCGTGCTGGTTTCGGTCGCGATCACCGCGTCGGTGGTCACCGGCGTGCAACTGCGTGAGGACATGGACCGCGGTGTCTTCGACCGCTTCATCTCCCTGCCCATCGCGCGTATCGCGCCACTCGCCGGCTCGTTGATCGCCGACGTCGTGCGGTATCTCATCGCCGCGGTCATGTCCATCGGCGTCGGCATGATCCTCGGGTATCGGCCGTCGAGTGTGCTCGGCACGATCGCCGGCATTGTCCTGACCCTCTTCGCGGCCTTCGCGATCAGCTGGATCTTTGCGCTGATGGGAGTGCTCATGTCAAAAGCCTCTGCGGTTCAGGGGGTGTCGATGCTGGTGCTCATGCCACTCACGTTCACCTCCAACATCTTCGTCCCGGTGACGACGATGCCCGACTGGATGCGCACGCTCGCCGACGTCAATCCGATCTCACATCTGGTGTCGTCGCTCCGCTCCCTGATCAACGACGGTCAGGTCACCGCACACGTGGGCTGGACCCTCATCGGTGCGGTGGCGATCATCCTCGTCGTCGCGCCGATCACCGTGCGCGCCTACCTCCGTCAGGCGTGA
- a CDS encoding ATP-binding cassette domain-containing protein, with amino-acid sequence MLADSTHHADTLPDTAIHAEHLRKTFGGVVAVDDVSFTVPRGTILGVLGPNGAGKTTTVRMLATLIRPDAGRATVFGRDVTAQATAVRSLISLTGQYASVDEDLTAAENLELFARLLGFSGRAARARATDLIDRFGLSAAARRPVSGFSGGMRRRVDLAASMIRTPALLFLDEPTTGLDPTTRTQVWSSVRDLVAQGSTVLLTTQYLDEADQLSDSLIVIDKGRVVASGDADTLKDRVGDRSLEITVDPVHLSEAREVLRTALDTAVTTTPENGQLIAAISDPSAAASAVVALDGAGIGVGEVSVRRPSLDDVFFSLTAGPSTEVAA; translated from the coding sequence ATGCTCGCCGACAGCACTCATCATGCCGACACGCTTCCCGACACCGCGATTCACGCCGAACACCTGCGCAAGACCTTCGGTGGCGTCGTCGCCGTCGACGACGTGTCGTTCACCGTGCCGCGCGGAACCATCCTGGGCGTCCTGGGCCCCAACGGCGCGGGCAAGACGACCACCGTGCGCATGCTCGCGACGCTGATCCGCCCCGACGCCGGACGCGCGACGGTCTTCGGCCGGGATGTGACCGCCCAGGCCACCGCGGTGCGTTCGCTCATCTCGCTGACCGGCCAATACGCCTCGGTCGACGAGGATCTCACCGCCGCGGAGAACCTCGAGTTGTTCGCGCGGCTGCTGGGGTTCAGCGGTCGGGCCGCGCGCGCTCGCGCCACCGATCTCATCGACCGGTTCGGGCTCAGTGCCGCCGCGCGTCGTCCGGTCAGCGGATTCTCCGGCGGCATGCGGCGCCGGGTCGATCTCGCGGCATCGATGATCCGTACCCCGGCACTGCTGTTCCTCGACGAACCGACCACCGGCCTCGACCCGACCACCCGCACCCAGGTGTGGTCCAGCGTCCGCGATCTGGTCGCACAGGGCAGCACCGTCCTGCTCACCACGCAGTATCTCGATGAGGCCGACCAACTCTCGGATTCGTTGATCGTCATCGACAAGGGCCGGGTCGTCGCCTCGGGAGACGCCGACACCCTCAAGGATCGGGTCGGCGACCGCTCGTTGGAGATCACCGTCGACCCGGTACACCTCTCCGAGGCGCGCGAGGTACTGCGCACCGCTCTGGACACCGCGGTCACCACCACACCCGAGAACGGGCAGCTGATCGCCGCGATCAGTGATCCGTCGGCCGCGGCCAGTGCGGTCGTGGCGCTCGACGGCGCGGGCATCGGTGTCGGGGAGGTCTCGGTGCGACGCCCCAGCCTCGACGACGTGTTCTTCTCCCTGACCGCGGGGCCGTCCACGGAGGTGGCGGCATGA
- a CDS encoding glycosyltransferase: MRTGTPGGAHLVFLLYGSRGDIQPGLCLALESASRGHRVTLAVPPNLVPLATAAGAGEVVPIGADTDRQWSSDEALDAQRTAHPLRTAKFALDTARSGIAAFDDAMMATFLDDDPTITEVDALIAAPLCQARGLAVAEKLGVPLTVLRYAPMSENTVIGPIPGVTDGWTPHWTRRAWRAHDGVVWSLMRHGENRFRRRAGLHPVRTSCAERLNLAQIPQIQAYDPGIVPGLAEQWRPGPSIKPVVGFLDLPSRARAALDETSGADAHLVRWLDAGEPPLFVGFGSMPMADPAATRAMIAAAARRHGVRCVFAFGDRPGAQSTSSDSGAFSAAGESSDTYDVAAVDHSWLLPRCAAVIHHGGAGTTAAGLRAGIPAIVYSFTAEQPFWAGRIADLGLGTGRRFSHLTTETVFDDLTVARSDSVRAAAADFAARMISPDHAVRTAADIVDARVPQGLSR; encoded by the coding sequence ATGCGTACCGGCACGCCCGGTGGGGCGCACCTGGTGTTCCTGCTCTACGGCAGCCGAGGCGACATCCAACCGGGTCTGTGTCTGGCGCTGGAGTCGGCGAGCCGCGGACACCGTGTCACGCTTGCGGTTCCGCCCAACCTGGTGCCGCTGGCAACCGCCGCCGGGGCCGGGGAGGTGGTGCCGATCGGTGCCGACACCGATCGGCAATGGTCCTCCGACGAGGCACTCGACGCCCAGCGAACGGCACATCCGTTGCGTACGGCGAAATTCGCGCTCGACACCGCGCGTTCGGGTATCGCGGCATTTGACGACGCGATGATGGCGACCTTTCTGGACGACGATCCCACGATCACCGAGGTCGATGCTCTCATCGCCGCACCGCTGTGTCAGGCTCGTGGGCTGGCCGTGGCCGAGAAACTCGGTGTGCCGCTGACAGTGCTGCGATACGCGCCGATGTCGGAGAACACGGTGATCGGACCGATCCCCGGGGTCACCGACGGGTGGACACCGCACTGGACGCGGCGGGCGTGGCGAGCTCACGACGGTGTGGTGTGGTCGCTGATGCGACACGGCGAGAACCGCTTTCGGCGACGAGCGGGTCTGCATCCGGTTCGCACGTCGTGCGCGGAGCGACTGAACCTCGCACAGATCCCGCAGATCCAGGCCTACGATCCGGGCATCGTGCCCGGCCTGGCCGAGCAGTGGCGGCCGGGACCGTCGATCAAACCGGTTGTCGGCTTTCTCGACCTGCCCTCCCGTGCACGTGCGGCGCTCGACGAAACATCGGGTGCCGATGCGCATCTGGTGCGCTGGCTCGATGCCGGGGAGCCGCCGCTGTTCGTGGGATTCGGGTCGATGCCGATGGCCGATCCCGCGGCGACGCGCGCGATGATCGCCGCGGCTGCCCGGCGCCACGGGGTGCGATGTGTGTTCGCCTTCGGTGATCGGCCGGGGGCGCAGAGTACTTCCTCGGATTCCGGTGCGTTCTCCGCAGCCGGGGAATCATCCGATACCTACGACGTGGCTGCAGTGGATCATTCATGGTTGCTGCCGCGGTGTGCTGCGGTGATACATCACGGAGGTGCCGGAACCACCGCCGCCGGTCTGCGTGCCGGCATCCCGGCGATCGTGTACTCGTTCACCGCCGAACAGCCGTTCTGGGCCGGCCGGATCGCCGACCTCGGGCTGGGCACCGGGCGGCGCTTCTCACACCTCACCACCGAGACGGTGTTCGACGACCTGACGGTCGCGCGCAGCGACTCGGTCCGCGCCGCCGCCGCTGACTTCGCGGCGAGGATGATCAGCCCGGATCACGCGGTCCGCACCGCCGCGGACATCGTCGACGCGCGTGTGCCGCAGGGACTTTCCCGATAG
- a CDS encoding IS110 family transposase, with translation MSSMTVEGVSTQPVYAGVDTHKDTHHAGIVDDDGRQISDAQFGTDRAGNEAMLEWLAQWWVHRVAVEQTGSYGLGLSTVLREHGYTVKELNRPDPTVRATVGKSDPVDAYTAAQAARTGRADITPKDHSGIVESIRMLSTARASAVKARSVALNQIRDLVITAPVLREKLAGLTTRKMVAVIWSWRPNRGELGDPVQGAKLALRGIAGRVRDLDTEIKAYDTQLNTLTRRAAPRLRARPQVGPMIAAQLLVTVGQCPDRIGSDAQFARLAGIAPIPASSGKTSRMRLHRGGDRHANSAVHLVVIGRLRKHEKALAYREKRRAEGMADKDIIRAMKRLVARELFYALKADLKDLDHTTKNVSQTP, from the coding sequence ATGTCGAGCATGACTGTAGAGGGGGTGTCGACGCAACCGGTGTATGCCGGGGTCGATACCCACAAAGACACCCACCACGCCGGGATCGTTGACGATGATGGCCGGCAGATCAGTGACGCGCAGTTCGGTACTGATCGGGCCGGGAACGAGGCGATGCTGGAGTGGTTGGCCCAGTGGTGGGTGCATCGGGTCGCGGTGGAACAGACCGGTAGTTACGGGTTGGGGTTGAGCACGGTGCTGCGCGAGCATGGTTACACCGTCAAAGAACTCAACCGCCCGGATCCGACGGTGCGGGCCACGGTCGGCAAGTCCGATCCGGTTGATGCCTACACCGCGGCGCAGGCGGCGCGGACCGGGCGCGCCGATATCACTCCGAAGGATCATTCCGGGATCGTTGAGTCGATCCGAATGCTGTCCACGGCAAGGGCTTCGGCGGTCAAAGCGCGTAGTGTCGCGTTGAATCAGATCCGGGATCTGGTGATCACCGCACCGGTGTTACGGGAGAAGCTGGCGGGGTTGACGACCCGGAAAATGGTGGCGGTCATCTGGTCGTGGCGACCCAATCGTGGCGAGTTGGGTGACCCGGTACAGGGTGCGAAACTCGCGTTACGGGGAATCGCCGGACGGGTCCGTGACCTCGATACCGAGATCAAGGCCTACGACACCCAACTCAACACGCTGACCCGCCGGGCCGCGCCGCGGTTGCGGGCCCGCCCGCAGGTCGGTCCGATGATCGCCGCGCAGTTGTTGGTGACCGTCGGGCAATGCCCGGACCGTATCGGTAGTGATGCGCAGTTCGCGCGGCTGGCCGGGATCGCGCCGATCCCCGCGTCCTCGGGGAAGACCAGCCGGATGCGGCTGCACCGCGGTGGGGACCGCCACGCCAACTCCGCGGTCCACCTCGTGGTCATCGGCCGGTTACGTAAACACGAGAAAGCACTCGCCTACCGCGAAAAACGACGAGCCGAGGGAATGGCCGATAAAGACATCATCCGCGCCATGAAACGCCTCGTCGCCCGCGAACTGTTCTACGCCCTCAAAGCCGATCTCAAAGACCTCGACCACACCACAAAAAACGTCTCCCAGACCCCTTGA